The Erythrolamprus reginae isolate rEryReg1 chromosome 3, rEryReg1.hap1, whole genome shotgun sequence genome contains a region encoding:
- the LEMD2 gene encoding LEM domain-containing protein 2 isoform X2: MAAVGLSDEDLRAELLALGYQPGPITDSTRKLYVKKLTRLRAEVAAGLRSRTSPKAVPPGSSSSGRPAAPAQIGPKATPRARVLVRRESEDEEGEDEEEGDDYYSSSRGEGGSRRVAESPHWPAETPFNPERIHFPAKKVDPVSSPWRPSAGFVSKRTQLEVDEGFTPSPYQREAVAGRLTYSDPWRPAPSNEGGLSSSTWWGKEQSPKPSAAWKPRTGESNWVSYTSQRWAVPSPSVTERIGEELTYRLPRRGEKDGASRSTKTALGTRAERDLNFGTRWDGTQKYVGQKHQARSPGKKGQNLEFYLSWFLWVATLLLLVIFLGILWVKMMGSAHLEGSMENLKLLAVDCEKSTDTYCRGKQEEITTTILYELYNYLAIEAGNFECGNPENLESKCIPFGEAKDYIENMTGYSINKFEDALQWLLDSDQDSGIWLQGKEPSEPVTTVEQVVCLESARPRMGLGCRFHRALWTAVTNLFIFFWSLAFLWGILILLKYYWRKREEQEQAMYEMVQKIIAAVQNHYKEWEQNLERYPYVGILHIRDTLIPPQERRKMKHIWDRAKDFLASNESRIQTELHRVAGEDMLVWRWTQPLYLSDSDH, from the exons ATGGCCGCCGTGGGGTTATCCGATGAAGATCTGCGGGCGGAGCTGCTGGCCCTGGGCTACCAGCCGGGGCCGATTACCGATTCCACCCGAAAACTTTACGTCAAGAAACTCACCCGCCTGAGGGCTGAGGTGGCGGCCGGCCTAAGGAGCCGCACCAGCCCCAAGGCGGTACCTCCGGGCTCAAGTAGCTCCGGGAGGCCCGCAGCGCCCGCCCAGATTGGCCCCAAAGCGACTCCCCGGGCCCGCGTCTTGGTTAGGAGGGAGAGCGAGGACGAGGAGGGCGAGGACGAAGAGGAGGGCGACGACTACTACTCGTCGTCGcgcggggagggagggagcaggagGGTCGCTGAGTCTCCCCACTGGCCTGCAGAGACTCCTTTCAATCCCGAGAGGATCCACTTCCCGGCTAAAAAGGTGGATCCAGTTAGCAGCCCTTGGAGGCCAAGCGCTGGATTCGTTTCCAAAAGGACCCAGTTAGAGGTTGATGAGGGCTTTACGCCCTCCCCCTATCAAAGGGAAGCGGTGGCAGGTAGATTGACTTATAGCGACCCGTGGAGACCAGCTCCCTCCAACGAGGGAGGCTTAAGCTCAAGCACGTGGTGGGGAAAAGAGCAGAGCCCGAAGCCCAGTGCTGCTTGGAAACCAAGAACAGGAGAAAGCAATTGGGTCAGCTACACAAGCCAGAGGTGGGCAGTTCCCAGCCCTTCGGTAACCGAGAGAATTGGAGAAGAATTAACTTATAGGTTACCGAGAAGAGGCGAGAAAGATGGAGCTTCCAGAAGTACCAAAACGGCCTTGGGGACGAGAGCAGAGAGAGATTTAAATTTTGGTACCCGTTGGGACGGAACTCAAAAATATGTAGGTCAGAAACATCAAGCTCGGAGCCCAGGGAAAAAGGGCCAAAATCTAGAATTTTATTTGTCCTGGTTCCTATGGGTGGCAACCTTACTATTGTTGGTGATTTTCTTGGGCATCCTTTGGGTGAAGATGATGGGATCTGCTCATCTGGAAGGGTCCATGGAGAATT taAAACTGTTGGCCGTGGATTGTGAAAAAAGCACAGATACT tATTGTCGgggaaaacaagaagaaattacAACCACCATATTGTATGAGTTGTACAACTATCTTGCAATTGAAGCTG gCAATTTTGAGTGTGGAAATCCTGAAAATTTAGAAAGCAAATGCATACCATTTGGTGAAGCAAAGGACTATATAGAG AATATGACTGgctattcaataaataaatttgaagatGCATTACAGTGGTTATTAGACAGTGATCAGGATTCAGGAATTTG GTTGCAAGGCAAAGAGCCTTCAGAGCCAGTAACCACTGTGGAGCAAGTGGTATGTCTTGAATCTGCTCGCCCCCGGATGGGGTTAGGCTGCCGATTTCATCGGGCGCTATGGACAGCAGTTACAAACTTATTTATATTCTTTTGGA GTTTAGCTTTCCTTTGGGGAATTCTGATTCTTCTGAAATATTACTGGCGGAAAAGGGAAGAACAAGAGCAGGCCATGTATGAGATGGTGCAGAAAATCATAG CTGCTGTCCAAAATCACTACAAAGAGTGGGAGCAGAATCTGGAACGATACCCATATGTTGGCATCCTTCATATCAGAGATACGCTCATCCCACCTCAGGAACG GAGAAAAATGAAGCACATTTGGGATCGAGCAAAGGATTTTCTTGCCTCCAATGAATCACGGATTCAGACTGAATTACACAGGGTCGCAGGAGAGGACATGCTAGTTTGGCGTTGGACACAACCATTGTATCTATCTGACTCTGATCATTAG
- the LEMD2 gene encoding LEM domain-containing protein 2 isoform X1 produces the protein MAVQNVKGGTRPGCRKGGALRSFATIRDGASTSLVGVTTSGSYQGLDSSSLSPAMAAVGLSDEDLRAELLALGYQPGPITDSTRKLYVKKLTRLRAEVAAGLRSRTSPKAVPPGSSSSGRPAAPAQIGPKATPRARVLVRRESEDEEGEDEEEGDDYYSSSRGEGGSRRVAESPHWPAETPFNPERIHFPAKKVDPVSSPWRPSAGFVSKRTQLEVDEGFTPSPYQREAVAGRLTYSDPWRPAPSNEGGLSSSTWWGKEQSPKPSAAWKPRTGESNWVSYTSQRWAVPSPSVTERIGEELTYRLPRRGEKDGASRSTKTALGTRAERDLNFGTRWDGTQKYVGQKHQARSPGKKGQNLEFYLSWFLWVATLLLLVIFLGILWVKMMGSAHLEGSMENLKLLAVDCEKSTDTTYCRGKQEEITTTILYELYNYLAIEAGNFECGNPENLESKCIPFGEAKDYIENMTGYSINKFEDALQWLLDSDQDSGIWLQGKEPSEPVTTVEQVVCLESARPRMGLGCRFHRALWTAVTNLFIFFWSLAFLWGILILLKYYWRKREEQEQAMYEMVQKIIAAVQNHYKEWEQNLERYPYVGILHIRDTLIPPQERRKMKHIWDRAKDFLASNESRIQTELHRVAGEDMLVWRWTQPLYLSDSDH, from the exons ATGGCGGTGCAAAATGTTAAGGGCGGAACTCGCCCAGGTTGCCGTAAAGGGGGGGCACTCCGAAGCTTTGCCACCATCCGAGATGGCGCAAGTACTTCCTTGGTCGGCGTTACTACTTCCGGGTCGTACCAGGGTCTCGATTCCTCCTCTCTATCCCCGGCCATGGCCGCCGTGGGGTTATCCGATGAAGATCTGCGGGCGGAGCTGCTGGCCCTGGGCTACCAGCCGGGGCCGATTACCGATTCCACCCGAAAACTTTACGTCAAGAAACTCACCCGCCTGAGGGCTGAGGTGGCGGCCGGCCTAAGGAGCCGCACCAGCCCCAAGGCGGTACCTCCGGGCTCAAGTAGCTCCGGGAGGCCCGCAGCGCCCGCCCAGATTGGCCCCAAAGCGACTCCCCGGGCCCGCGTCTTGGTTAGGAGGGAGAGCGAGGACGAGGAGGGCGAGGACGAAGAGGAGGGCGACGACTACTACTCGTCGTCGcgcggggagggagggagcaggagGGTCGCTGAGTCTCCCCACTGGCCTGCAGAGACTCCTTTCAATCCCGAGAGGATCCACTTCCCGGCTAAAAAGGTGGATCCAGTTAGCAGCCCTTGGAGGCCAAGCGCTGGATTCGTTTCCAAAAGGACCCAGTTAGAGGTTGATGAGGGCTTTACGCCCTCCCCCTATCAAAGGGAAGCGGTGGCAGGTAGATTGACTTATAGCGACCCGTGGAGACCAGCTCCCTCCAACGAGGGAGGCTTAAGCTCAAGCACGTGGTGGGGAAAAGAGCAGAGCCCGAAGCCCAGTGCTGCTTGGAAACCAAGAACAGGAGAAAGCAATTGGGTCAGCTACACAAGCCAGAGGTGGGCAGTTCCCAGCCCTTCGGTAACCGAGAGAATTGGAGAAGAATTAACTTATAGGTTACCGAGAAGAGGCGAGAAAGATGGAGCTTCCAGAAGTACCAAAACGGCCTTGGGGACGAGAGCAGAGAGAGATTTAAATTTTGGTACCCGTTGGGACGGAACTCAAAAATATGTAGGTCAGAAACATCAAGCTCGGAGCCCAGGGAAAAAGGGCCAAAATCTAGAATTTTATTTGTCCTGGTTCCTATGGGTGGCAACCTTACTATTGTTGGTGATTTTCTTGGGCATCCTTTGGGTGAAGATGATGGGATCTGCTCATCTGGAAGGGTCCATGGAGAATT taAAACTGTTGGCCGTGGATTGTGAAAAAAGCACAGATACTACT tATTGTCGgggaaaacaagaagaaattacAACCACCATATTGTATGAGTTGTACAACTATCTTGCAATTGAAGCTG gCAATTTTGAGTGTGGAAATCCTGAAAATTTAGAAAGCAAATGCATACCATTTGGTGAAGCAAAGGACTATATAGAG AATATGACTGgctattcaataaataaatttgaagatGCATTACAGTGGTTATTAGACAGTGATCAGGATTCAGGAATTTG GTTGCAAGGCAAAGAGCCTTCAGAGCCAGTAACCACTGTGGAGCAAGTGGTATGTCTTGAATCTGCTCGCCCCCGGATGGGGTTAGGCTGCCGATTTCATCGGGCGCTATGGACAGCAGTTACAAACTTATTTATATTCTTTTGGA GTTTAGCTTTCCTTTGGGGAATTCTGATTCTTCTGAAATATTACTGGCGGAAAAGGGAAGAACAAGAGCAGGCCATGTATGAGATGGTGCAGAAAATCATAG CTGCTGTCCAAAATCACTACAAAGAGTGGGAGCAGAATCTGGAACGATACCCATATGTTGGCATCCTTCATATCAGAGATACGCTCATCCCACCTCAGGAACG GAGAAAAATGAAGCACATTTGGGATCGAGCAAAGGATTTTCTTGCCTCCAATGAATCACGGATTCAGACTGAATTACACAGGGTCGCAGGAGAGGACATGCTAGTTTGGCGTTGGACACAACCATTGTATCTATCTGACTCTGATCATTAG